The Thunnus maccoyii chromosome 15, fThuMac1.1, whole genome shotgun sequence DNA segment GAAGATATTTACCTCATCATTGAGAGGAAGTATCTGGTTAATATGAATTCATCAGAAAACTATTTTGCAATTATGAGTTCTTTATCTTGTAATCATCACTGACCTAGGCCTGATTTAGTTGGCTTTTGTTCCCTCTTGGTTTGAGGTTTTTGATACTGATGTTATTGAACATTATTCAccaaagtcacatttctgaaattattttattagttttgtacaatgttgttttgtttttttccaccagactGACTAAAcacagatcagattttttttaaatgtaattaatcaaattaaataatataataaaataacaaaatttctacagattaatatatttttcattattcaaGCAAAATAAGGCAAATtagagaaaacactgataaatagtTGTAATTCATATGCTTTTCTCACCATATGTTGTTCCACTTTCTCATAGCAGTGTATTTATATcaagatttaacattttgattagaTTTACACTAGAATGTATATGTAGTCATTATTAACcttatataaaatgatgatcaGTAAGGTTAATAAAGCTGTCTTAGTCATTATGGCAAATATGCCAACAAAAATTGCCTATTAACATATCCagcattcatttgtgttttgagttgtgtttttggctgccTGGCCAATGGAAggtcaatattcactctccttttagcttttgtttaGTCTCAATCATTCCAAGtataatatctggctcttaggTTGGTAGATGTTCTACTTTCATCACCAGCTCATcactaactttgtgtgtctgaggttTCATGCTGGgcaaaatatttaatgtgatgaaatgttatTATCACAAGTATAGATAAATgcatgattataaaaaaatgaacttaaaaacccttaaaacttttttctcttACAGGGAAACACTCGCTGAAGATTGTCACCACAACGTCCTCTGCAGTCAAAAACTTCCCAGATTTTGTGGGTGTTGCGTTGGTTGATGAAGTTCAATGGGTTTACTGTGACAGCATCAGTAAGACAGCAGAAGGCAAACAGGACTggtcacaaaaaatgtttgaagatgATCCACAGCACTTGGAGTGGTGCACGCAACAGTGTTTATTAGACCAACATAAATACAAAGCtcacattgacattttgaagcagcaactgaaccaaactgaaggtaagtaaaaatactgtaaaaatgtaaagttgtgttttttgtcaaatagcAAACAGATATAGTTGCATTATAAACACACGTTTACAtgttcaaacacatacacagtttactaaatgtgcatatattctTCACTCATATCTCTCCCTCTATTACCAGCCATGTAATGTGAAGGACTCTTTCAAAATGGGTcgtcaatattaatattatatatagtttCCCTGGTAGCTATGTGCTGAATTCACTGAAAAACTGAGCAAAAGGGTTCTACATTTGaatcatggtgtgtgtgtgtgcgtgtgtgcgtgtgtgtgtctgtatgcgtgcgtgtgtgcgtgtgtgtgcatgtgtgtgtgtgtgtgtgtgtgtgtgtgtgtgtgttagtgcatgtgcgtgtgtgcgtgtgtgtgtgtatgcgtgtgtgtgtgcgtgtgtgtgcgtgcgcgtgtgcgtgcgtgagcttgtttgcgtgtgtgcgtgtatgtgtgtgtgtgcgtgcgtgcgtgtgcgtgtgtgtgcgtgtgtgtgtgtgtgtgtgtgtgtgtgtgcgcgcgtgtatgtttgtgtgtgtgcgcgcgtgtgtgtgtgtgtgtgtctgtgtgcgtgtgtgtgtgcgcgtgtgtgtgtgcatgtgcgtacgtgtgtgtgtgtgtatgtgtgtgtgtgtgtgtgtgtgtgtgtgtgtgtgtgtgtgtgtgtgtgtttgtgtgtgcgtgtgtgtgtgcgtgtttgtgtgtgtgtgtgtgtgtgttgcccttcTTGTCATGTTTGGTTTGATCTGGATGCTTAAAAACTGCAGGTCAAGTACGTTTTGGTTGGAAAGTTTGACCCCttgatgtcagtttgtgtatctctgtgtgttgGTCTTGCAATGAAGAGGTGACTCTTCCACATGTTCcttgacattttctaaaatgcaGCCTCACATAGGCTCCAGCCACCTGTAACCCTCTGTGGGatctcactctgctctctgtctctctctcaggtgtccaCATCTTCCAGAATATTTTTGGCTGTGAATGGGATGATGAGACTGGAGAGTTTAATGGTTTTGTTCAGTATGGTTATGATGGAGAAGACTTCATAGCATTTGACCTGAAGACACTGACATGGATCGCTCCAAAACCACAAGCTGTCATCACCAAACACAAGTGGGACAAAGATAGAGTTCACAATGAATGGTGGAACTACTACCTCACCCAGCATTGCCCTGAGTTTGTGAAGAGATATTTGGACCTTGGGAAGAGCTCTCTGCTGAGAACAGGTAGAATCACATGACCTGATGTAGTTTAATGGacacaacaatatttaaatgcatcttCTGTTTCTAACCTCCCTCCCACACCCCTCACCATTTATCTCTCCAGAGTTTCcatcagtgtctctcctccagaagactccctcctctccagtcagctgccacgCTACAGGTTTCTATCCTACCAGAGCCATgatgttctggaggaaagatggagaggagttTCATGAGGACGTGGAACATGGAGAGATCCTCCCCAACCATGATGGATCCTTCCAGATGGGTGTTGACCTGAACCTTTCATCAGTCACAcctgaagactggaggaggtacgaatgtgtgtttcatctctctggtgCAAAGAACGACATCGTCACCAAACTGGACAAAAAAGTGATCAGAACCAACTGGGGTAAGACTGGAATACTGACTTTacaatgtttatttaatgtatacATGTAATTTGCCATGAACATTTAGAAGATGTTAAACCTGAGCTCTGATTTTACAATTTGAATGAGTTTGAAACAATCTTGACTTTCTGGAGCTGAAGGTTAGTTAATTACAGGGTTAACAAACATAACTGCTGTTCTcctcattcaaataaatattgtttcttacTTGTTACATTATGCACATGACCTACTAAAAATTACTTTagtaaatgcaacaaaaaacagttcaaatctAGTGGTGTGCCAGCAAATGATTAGGAGCACAGGTCTGTCACAAATCTaaccaaattaaacataaaacataatttcagaaaaaagaaacacaacatgcaaaatgctagaccacatttttactttacttgtattttatttattgcactGTCATGGGATTACTCACAAGACAATgtactgtttgtatgtgaaaatTAGATTTATTAAACAGTAAGAACAAACTAGAACTGTTGCTGATCTGAGGAAACatgtgaccatgcaggagagaGCAAGAGCTTTCAGGGAGGACAGGGTGATCAACTCAAAGATGAcaggatgaaaaacataaagaacaaagctttagtattacaataacaaaaacacaaaaggtgtaatacaacaaagacagGGAACAGATACAACATAGACACAGGATGGACACACAGAGGTCTGAAGCTCTAAGGTGGTTTTCACCTGCAGATGATCATTGTATGAATTATTGTGATGCCAAATTAAACCATCACATCAACATGTCCAGTAACATTAATTTCACCTAGAAAGAGACATCATCTGCTTTTGGCAGTATAATTGAGCTGCTGTACTCATATTAACAACTCTGCACATCCTGGACAATAATAAGTTTCCTCAGCAGAAAACTCTCACAGGATtcccaaactgtctgtgtgtcatgaCGGGGAAAGTCTTGTGTTTTAAGCGAATGAAAGTAAGAAACGTGATCGTCAATAATGTTGTATGattatcatacattattaaAGGTGAAAATACCAAAAGTGCATTGGCATGCCCTTGAtgcactgtgaatgttttgttttggttccagtttctccctCAGAGTTCCCTGCTGGTCCTGTTATTGGAGGTGTtgtaggactgctgctgctcctggcagtctgcatcactggagtcttcatctggagaagaagagataatggtgagagacaaacatacttttactcatcatgaagccattttaacaacaaataacagTGTAACCTGGCTGATGTTCAGTAACGTGACCTCCAGCTAAAGAGTTACTCTCTtaccttttaaaataaaagcagaaatcagtGGAATTAATAGTGtttctataaaacatttattagtgttttatttgtttgctttcataaattctgacattttacattttgaagtaTTGTAATCTCTCATCTGTATTTCAGGATTCAGGCCTGCAAACTGTGAgtattctgtcattttatctctctctctctctctctatgcagtttatagtttaaattaaacactttgtttttcttttatagcttCAGACTCGTCATCCTCTGATCCATCTTCAGTCAGAGATGCAGCTCTTAACTGATCACAGTgagtatttcatcatgtcatcaacactgtgcagatactgtatgaagaatctctctgttgctcctcctgaaactagctacagtatactgatataatactctcataaatatactgaaagtctgtctttgttaaaaaactgtttgtctGATTTGACAGAATTTCTCAGTCAAGTGATCCAGTATAgttacaggaaacagctgacactgaggttttaatgtaatactgattaatattaatttggactaaaatcaaacatatatttactgtataatatgaccACTAATAATTCCAGGTCCTTTTCTATTTGTTACTCTGTCTTTGCAGCTTTCCAGTAAAGATTTAGAGGAGAATAGTGAACTCAAATAAAGATGCTGTGGCTtcaatgttttattctattttgcaccataaatgttcattaacaaaacttgttttaatgaatattgagatgtgacatcacaggacCCGTCAGAAAGTCACATGATACATCAAACTAAAGTGTGAATTCATAGATCAGATTTATGAGTTTCAGGTCGTCAGTGGATGCAGTGAAGAATGATATCTGTGAAGattatctgagagctgatagaagcattaatgttgatgtgaatcctccactgcaggagtaacaacatctggagagaactgatgctgctgtccagctgtttcctcaaacctttggtggagatgaatcactgcagcagctacaagACACCAAAGAGCCACAACGTTACTCCAGTGGGGCATCTTTTGTCTTCAGATATCAAATTCATATCAGTTAGTCATGTGCAATGTGGGTTAACTTGCACCTGTTTTTGAGCTTTAACAAGCATTAGTGAGTGTATCCTTATAGCTGTCCTCTGTCCACAGTAAtgttatgtgtctgtgtgtgtgtgtgtgtgtgtgtgtgtgtgtgtgtgcagtcacaTTAAATGTTAGTCTATGCAATGCATATATATTCAAAGACTCAAACCTAAAACTTTTAATGTTCAACTACTTATGTGTGACTTATGTTTTAGTCTTCCAACACACATTGCTCCTCCAGTCCAAGTAACAACTGTAACtctttttacacataaacttgtaaatgtttccacaattttacacaacataaatacatttttgaatatttagaTACTCCTCTTTTCATTGAAACTCACATATTAAAGCAATAACACTTCTTAGAGCttatatttgtatcttataCATTTGCCATCTTCACGTCCTGTATTTGTCATGCAgatgataaatgttaatgtcattgtaacattattattaatgctCAGATTATTGGTGTTAGAGGATTAATGAGGGTTTTATCTGTGGTACTGACTGATGGactttatttcacattgcaaaaatggaaaaattgatTTGTCTACATCACAGTATACGTCTTCTCTAAGgtcatgtgatctgtttttggctaaatgttttcACCTCAGATAAAGTTTGTCTTTACATCATCTACAAGTTAAAGATTAATTATGAATTGTTAATTGATCATCTATTTATTGGTGAATGTAAAACGTGATTTTTTGGTGAACTTCATTTTGTCTAGAGCAGCTGCAACatttttagtgtcatttttgttcttatttgttctaatagtatttatatttatcttcaattaataaataaaattctcctGAAAACCTGCTTAAGAAGTCTTCCTGTTACATCATACCTGTGTTTATCTCAAATGTTCAGATGTGTAGGCTTAAAGGTTTTGTCCCAAGTTttgggagggaaggggggggcaTGAGGCGTGTGTGTGGTCGAGCGAGAGCAAGAGAGCGAGCGGTTGTGACTGTGTTGTGTTAGCGGCGACTGAGAGAGAGTtaagttagcagttagctgtgACAATAATAGTACAGTGTTTGTACAGTTGGAGCTGTTCTGACAGAGAATAGATGcataaatgctacaactcctcaagatTAAAGCTGAGTTCCTGTTTCTTGCTTGCTACCTGTTGATAAAGTGGAGGGAGTTAACCCCGAAGTTAGCGGTGACTTCGGCCCTGGAGTAGTAAACAAAGTCTCCCCTGTGCTCCCCGACCACGGTCTGGACGCTGAAGCAGGAAAGGTTAACAAAAGCATCagcttactttttaaaattttatcagTTGTCAAAATGTGTGAGGATAAAAGAAACAGCTTACACTATCactacaaacatacacacagacgcacacacacacacacacaccacaaattttaatttgttaatGAAGGAGTACACTGAACCTTGTGACTCTGAGTGTGTATTTCCCTATTTTACCACTAGAGGGCAACATAACTCTGAAATGTCTCAGCTGTGAGGtcaccacagagaaacagctgctaGAGCATTTCCACCATCACCACTTCCTCCCCCACAGTCGggttataaaacactttaaactgcCTCATTGAATAAATTGTCTTATATGACTTTAAACAGCTGCTCATGTCACTACATGCTATTAAAGGTCttgtaaataacaaaacaaaaaaacacatttcctgcattttccTGTTGAATCTGATCAGCCAGTCAGATATTGAATTTACTCCTCCTGGTAACACGTGATGCACAGCTATTTATAATTTCTATTGGTCATTTCATTTGACTGTACACACTGTTAACAGTCTTTCTTccatcacagtgtttttttaatgtctgtattGAAGCAAGATGAAGGATTTCATGTTGTTGCTTCTCTTTTGCCATGTTGCATCTCCAGGTAACTGAA contains these protein-coding regions:
- the LOC121913627 gene encoding major histocompatibility complex class I-related gene protein-like produces the protein MFEDDPQHLEWCTQQCLLDQHKYKAHIDILKQQLNQTEGVHIFQNIFGCEWDDETGEFNGFVQYGYDGEDFIAFDLKTLTWIAPKPQAVITKHKWDKDRVHNEWWNYYLTQHCPEFVKRYLDLGKSSLLRTEFPSVSLLQKTPSSPVSCHATGFYPTRAMMFWRKDGEEFHEDVEHGEILPNHDGSFQMGVDLNLSSVTPEDWRRYECVFHLSGAKNDIVTKLDKKVIRTNWEFPAGPVIGGVVGLLLLLAVCITGVFIWRRRDNGFRPANSSDSSSSDPSSVRDAALN